From the genome of Candidatus Nitrosocosmicus oleophilus, one region includes:
- a CDS encoding VOC family protein yields MLAEEFPEMNSLSPKTIGGSPVGLFLYVDDVDKIVNQAVAEGAKVLMEVEDQFWGDRYGSIEDPFGHRWSISTHIKDLTEEELKKAAEDAFAKMSENKPN; encoded by the coding sequence ATGTTGGCAGAAGAATTTCCAGAAATGAATTCTCTTTCGCCAAAGACCATAGGTGGTAGTCCTGTTGGATTGTTTTTGTATGTAGACGACGTTGATAAAATCGTTAACCAAGCAGTAGCCGAGGGAGCAAAGGTGTTGATGGAAGTTGAAGATCAGTTCTGGGGAGATAGATATGGTAGCATAGAAGATCCATTTGGCCACCGATGGTCAATATCTACTCATATAAAGGATCTAACTGAAGAGGAACTAAAAAAAGCAGCAGAAGATGCCTTCGCAAAAATGTCTGAAAATAAACCAAATTAA